In Marinicella rhabdoformis, one genomic interval encodes:
- a CDS encoding carbohydrate binding family 9 domain-containing protein, which produces MKKAFLYLMLLSQAAWTQTTITTSNSPITIDGILDEKIWSEATQIELQHEVEPLVNQPAQVKTVAMLIDTGQSLIIGFDAQDPNPEKIAAFLHDRDAAYQDDQVGVLLDTFNDERRALGFFVNPLGVQIDFIKTNNSEDNSWDAIWNSIGRITPSGYQVEIEIPYSELQMPSHDGPKTWGIYAQRIYPRKTRQILQNVIRDRDNNCFLCQSEKFIGFASAQQGRDLEITPSFTAISSKSRPEPDQAYDSTDSDFEPSLDVNWGVTSNLTLNATLNPDFSQVESDTAQLTTNQTFAPFVNEKRAFFLENNDVFDSHFNLVHTRNIADPNYGLRLVGKTDGNAYGFFFTDDQQTNLLVPGVFGSSFTSINEHSNNMVGRFKRDWGDTSSTGVIGTHRIAGEYENSVISVDTDYRINNNHRITAQWAHSETQYTDEIIEEFDQPEGRFSGNAQYMQYRFTDDHWNINVSYNNRDNEFRADSGFMGQIGYDRKVVGAGYTWRSNNAWWSDIRFYSDWDISHDETGQMLEKEWEGNFHIHGPLQSHISIGGGVRDRFWEGKIYAENFVFGGLEFKPFKNLRTKLDFNTGKSVDFSNNRLSDSIRYTWSIDTNLGQHFKINFDHNFRKLAYQSRNVLIANQSDLRLSYQFNIKQRLKLVVINTHVGRHLSQYLTPEDFDVRSNNISTQLVYSYKLNPRSLVYVGYSDTGLEDDDIESFTRTDKSLFAKFSYAFKR; this is translated from the coding sequence ATGAAAAAAGCATTTCTGTACTTGATGTTATTGTCCCAAGCAGCATGGACACAAACCACAATAACAACAAGCAATTCACCCATCACCATTGATGGCATTCTTGACGAAAAAATATGGTCAGAAGCCACTCAAATTGAACTACAGCATGAAGTGGAGCCTTTGGTTAATCAGCCAGCTCAAGTTAAAACCGTTGCCATGTTGATAGATACAGGTCAATCGTTGATTATTGGCTTTGATGCCCAAGACCCTAATCCTGAAAAAATTGCCGCTTTCTTGCATGACCGAGATGCCGCATATCAAGATGACCAAGTGGGTGTTTTACTCGATACATTCAATGATGAACGTCGTGCATTGGGGTTCTTTGTTAACCCTTTAGGTGTTCAAATAGACTTTATAAAAACGAATAACAGTGAAGACAATTCCTGGGATGCCATTTGGAACTCAATTGGCCGAATTACGCCATCTGGTTACCAAGTTGAAATAGAAATCCCTTACAGCGAACTACAAATGCCTTCCCATGACGGCCCCAAAACATGGGGCATTTACGCCCAACGTATCTACCCAAGAAAAACCCGCCAAATCCTTCAAAACGTCATACGAGATCGTGACAACAATTGTTTTTTGTGCCAGTCAGAAAAATTCATAGGTTTTGCTTCTGCACAACAGGGGCGCGATTTAGAAATCACACCCAGCTTTACAGCCATAAGCAGTAAAAGTCGGCCGGAACCAGACCAAGCCTATGACAGCACCGACTCTGATTTTGAACCCAGCCTAGATGTGAACTGGGGGGTGACTTCAAACTTAACATTAAATGCCACTTTGAACCCAGATTTTTCACAAGTTGAATCTGATACCGCCCAATTAACCACCAATCAAACATTTGCCCCTTTTGTGAATGAAAAACGTGCATTTTTTCTAGAAAACAATGACGTTTTTGACAGTCACTTTAACCTGGTTCACACCAGGAACATTGCTGATCCAAATTATGGTTTACGGTTGGTAGGTAAAACAGACGGCAATGCTTATGGATTTTTCTTTACAGATGATCAACAAACCAACTTATTAGTGCCCGGCGTCTTTGGCTCATCATTTACCAGCATCAATGAGCACAGCAACAACATGGTCGGACGGTTCAAACGCGATTGGGGAGATACATCTTCCACAGGTGTCATTGGTACCCACCGCATTGCAGGGGAATATGAAAACAGTGTCATCTCTGTAGACACGGACTATAGAATCAATAACAACCATCGAATCACTGCACAATGGGCACACTCAGAAACACAATACACCGACGAAATCATCGAAGAATTTGATCAACCTGAAGGTCGTTTTAGTGGCAATGCACAATATATGCAGTATCGATTCACAGACGACCACTGGAATATCAATGTTTCATACAACAACCGGGACAATGAGTTCAGGGCTGACTCCGGCTTTATGGGACAAATTGGGTATGACAGAAAAGTGGTAGGCGCAGGCTACACTTGGCGCAGCAACAATGCTTGGTGGAGTGACATCAGGTTTTATTCCGATTGGGATATCTCTCACGATGAAACGGGTCAGATGCTTGAAAAAGAATGGGAAGGAAACTTTCATATTCATGGACCTTTACAGTCCCATATATCAATTGGCGGTGGCGTGAGAGACCGTTTTTGGGAAGGTAAAATATATGCAGAAAATTTTGTCTTTGGTGGCCTTGAATTCAAACCATTTAAAAATTTACGCACCAAACTGGACTTTAATACCGGTAAATCTGTTGATTTCAGTAACAATCGACTCAGCGATTCGATCAGGTACACATGGAGTATTGATACCAATTTAGGGCAACACTTTAAAATAAACTTTGACCACAACTTCCGAAAACTGGCTTACCAAAGTAGAAATGTACTGATTGCTAACCAGTCGGATTTACGACTGTCATACCAATTTAATATCAAGCAACGCTTAAAACTGGTGGTTATTAATACCCATGTAGGCAGGCATTTAAGCCAATACCTCACGCCTGAAGACTTTGATGTCAGAAGTAACAACATATCCACGCAATTGGTATACTCGTATAAATTGAACCCCAGAAGCTTGGTGTACGTTGGTTATTCAGATACCGGTTTAGAAGATGATGACATAGAGTCTTTCACCAGAACCGACAAATCGTTATTTGCCAAATTCAGCTACGCCTTTAAAAGGTAA
- a CDS encoding alpha/beta fold hydrolase — protein sequence MNEKNKAEQWIAQGRMVEIQVNSLFVVESKNQDSQLPFLVILHGYPTCSYDYHKVLTMLSVHFRVVIHDHLGFGFSDKPKDYSYTLIDQCDVALQLWERLGITKAHVLAHDYGTSVATELVARDNHGLLSGFEIKTLTLCNGSMHIELAQLRLIQRLLLNRIIGPSMANLSNRSTLAKNLKQIYFDSTKVSEDEVDALWHMMIHNKGKAVIHQTTQYIKQRKQFWYRWIGALQQTQLPVHVLWAENDPVAVIEMAEVLNNEITNAIKTTLPQLGHFPMLESPDRWGQAVLDYLLKA from the coding sequence ATGAACGAGAAAAACAAAGCCGAACAATGGATAGCCCAAGGTCGAATGGTCGAAATTCAAGTAAACTCCCTATTTGTGGTTGAGTCGAAAAACCAAGACAGTCAATTACCTTTTTTGGTTATTTTACATGGCTATCCAACATGCAGCTATGACTACCATAAGGTATTGACCATGCTGTCAGTCCATTTCAGAGTGGTGATTCATGACCACCTTGGATTTGGGTTTTCTGATAAGCCGAAAGATTACAGCTACACTTTGATTGACCAATGTGATGTGGCATTGCAGCTTTGGGAGCGATTAGGCATCACTAAAGCACATGTGTTGGCGCATGATTATGGTACTTCTGTGGCAACAGAGCTGGTGGCTCGGGATAACCATGGTTTGTTATCAGGTTTTGAAATCAAAACTTTGACTTTGTGTAATGGTTCGATGCACATTGAATTGGCTCAGTTGAGGTTGATACAGCGTTTGCTATTAAATCGTATTATTGGCCCATCTATGGCTAACTTGAGCAACAGAAGTACATTGGCCAAAAATTTAAAACAGATATACTTTGACTCAACTAAAGTATCTGAAGATGAGGTAGATGCTCTTTGGCATATGATGATCCACAATAAGGGCAAAGCTGTGATTCATCAAACCACGCAGTACATCAAGCAAAGGAAACAATTTTGGTACCGCTGGATTGGTGCTTTGCAGCAAACGCAGTTACCTGTACATGTGCTGTGGGCAGAAAATGACCCAGTGGCTGTCATCGAAATGGCTGAAGTTTTAAACAACGAAATAACAAATGCCATTAAAACAACCTTACCTCAGTTAGGTCATTTTCCCATGTTGGAATCGCCTGACCGCTGGGGTCAGGCTGTATTGGATTACCTTTTAAAGGCGTAG
- the rarD gene encoding EamA family transporter RarD has protein sequence MKETTQQKGLAAAIFAFVFWGLAPIYFKMLNHVDAFNIIAHRVVWGVLFLAVFLLVRERQSFFSTLKIPLKTFFGLLISGLLIVCNWLIFVWAVTHDQILATSLGYFINPLVNILLGTLFLKERLTKAQMIALTLAAAGTLYLGIYIGQPPWIALALAMSFGFYGLARKLLQVRPLVGLFWETMWLVPAALWYFSATMNTQLQTTTSTMILLFFSGLVTVLPLIGFNYAAKRLSLTYIGFLQYMAPSISFIIAVMFYGEAFTHGHQVAFAGIWTALFIISYHSFKERKRKKLTMV, from the coding sequence ATGAAAGAAACCACACAACAAAAAGGCCTGGCCGCCGCCATCTTTGCTTTTGTCTTTTGGGGCTTGGCACCGATTTATTTCAAGATGCTGAACCATGTCGATGCCTTCAACATCATTGCGCACCGTGTGGTTTGGGGCGTGTTGTTTTTGGCTGTATTTTTATTGGTTAGAGAGCGTCAAAGTTTTTTTTCAACATTGAAAATCCCACTCAAAACTTTTTTTGGGCTGCTGATCAGCGGTTTATTGATTGTCTGTAACTGGCTTATTTTTGTATGGGCTGTAACCCATGACCAAATCCTCGCAACATCCTTAGGTTATTTCATCAATCCTTTGGTTAATATTTTATTGGGCACTTTATTCCTCAAAGAACGGCTCACCAAGGCACAAATGATTGCCTTAACTTTGGCCGCTGCAGGTACACTCTACCTCGGTATATACATTGGCCAACCACCATGGATTGCTTTGGCTCTGGCCATGAGTTTCGGCTTTTATGGCCTGGCCAGAAAGCTATTACAAGTCAGGCCACTGGTCGGTCTATTCTGGGAAACCATGTGGTTGGTACCGGCTGCTTTGTGGTATTTTTCCGCCACAATGAACACCCAATTACAAACAACAACATCCACAATGATATTGTTGTTCTTTTCAGGTTTGGTGACAGTTTTACCACTGATAGGCTTTAATTATGCTGCCAAAAGATTGAGCTTAACTTATATTGGATTTTTACAATACATGGCACCGAGTATCAGTTTCATTATTGCAGTAATGTTTTATGGAGAAGCATTCACCCATGGCCACCAGGTGGCTTTTGCTGGCATTTGGACGGCCTTGTTTATCATCAGCTACCATTCATTCAAAGAAAGAAAGCGCAAAAAACTGACCATGGTTTAA
- a CDS encoding DUF2237 family protein produces the protein MNKLPSLNVYGEPLEPCSEETAGTPETGFFRDGCCNTAEEDQGMHTVCVKMTDEFLAFSQSVGNDLSTPHPEFDFPGLNAGDRWCLCALRWKQAYEQGVAPKVYIRSTHQRTLEVLPLSWLKEFAVDLV, from the coding sequence ATGAATAAATTACCCAGCTTGAATGTCTATGGTGAGCCACTTGAACCCTGTAGTGAAGAGACTGCAGGCACGCCTGAAACGGGATTTTTTAGGGATGGTTGTTGTAACACTGCAGAAGAGGACCAGGGAATGCACACGGTTTGTGTCAAAATGACGGATGAATTTTTGGCTTTTTCGCAATCTGTAGGCAATGACTTGTCAACGCCTCATCCTGAATTTGACTTTCCTGGATTGAACGCTGGAGATAGGTGGTGTTTGTGCGCTTTGCGTTGGAAACAGGCTTATGAACAAGGTGTTGCACCCAAGGTTTATATCCGCAGCACACATCAACGGACTTTAGAAGTGTTACCTTTGTCATGGCTGAAAGAGTTCGCTGTGGACTTGGTTTAA
- a CDS encoding ATP-grasp domain-containing protein, translating into MKIAIITCADHPQGVSEDQPLFMALKQAQIDFHICIWNHPHDWSQFDVCLLRSVWDYHEKPADFIRWAQTTSKVCTLLNPVDVIEWNRDKKYLKELSEHQINIAPTIWLTKQTNIQLYAEIIKLPKSKTYFLKPTIGADSSGTFRFTLNTIDKAQTHLNQWLDKQDMILQSYLPSVESYGEVSLIFIGNQYSHAIRKIPVAGDYRVQDTFGAKDMPHQPSEKETQIAYAVNHFIINKFKKLCYARIDLLIDHKNNAVINEVELIEPSLFFHHKKDAANTLVNAVSSKLYYKR; encoded by the coding sequence ATGAAAATCGCTATAATTACATGCGCTGACCACCCCCAAGGTGTTTCTGAAGACCAACCATTGTTTATGGCTTTAAAACAAGCACAAATTGATTTTCACATATGCATTTGGAACCACCCCCATGACTGGTCACAGTTTGATGTTTGTTTGTTGCGTTCTGTTTGGGACTACCATGAAAAGCCAGCCGATTTCATACGATGGGCTCAAACCACATCAAAAGTCTGCACGCTATTAAATCCTGTTGATGTGATCGAATGGAACCGTGACAAAAAATACTTAAAAGAATTGAGCGAGCATCAAATCAACATCGCACCCACGATTTGGTTGACGAAACAGACAAACATTCAGTTGTACGCTGAAATAATAAAACTACCCAAGAGCAAAACATATTTTTTAAAACCCACAATAGGTGCTGACTCTTCGGGTACTTTTAGATTCACTCTGAACACCATAGACAAAGCACAAACACACTTAAATCAATGGCTTGATAAACAAGACATGATACTACAAAGCTACCTGCCTTCAGTTGAAAGCTATGGTGAAGTTTCTTTGATTTTTATTGGCAACCAATATTCACATGCCATCAGAAAAATTCCAGTTGCTGGAGATTACAGAGTTCAGGACACTTTTGGTGCAAAAGACATGCCGCATCAACCCAGTGAAAAAGAAACACAAATCGCCTATGCAGTTAACCATTTCATTATAAATAAATTTAAAAAGTTATGCTATGCCAGAATAGATTTATTAATCGACCATAAAAACAATGCGGTGATTAATGAGGTGGAATTAATTGAACCTTCTCTATTTTTTCACCACAAAAAGGATGCTGCAAATACATTAGTTAACGCCGTTTCTTCAAAATTATATTACAAACGATAA
- a CDS encoding YciI family protein: MLFAIISTDVPDSLSLRMPVRDQHIARLKELDAQGRLTLAGPHPATDEAQPETPAFTGSLVVAEFDDLEAAKTWADEDPYVAAGVYADVVIKPFLKVLPNN, from the coding sequence ATGTTATTTGCCATCATTTCAACAGATGTCCCTGATTCATTGAGCCTGCGCATGCCTGTTCGTGATCAGCACATTGCTCGACTCAAAGAATTAGATGCCCAAGGCCGTTTGACTTTGGCAGGCCCTCATCCTGCAACAGACGAAGCACAACCTGAAACACCTGCTTTTACAGGTTCCTTGGTTGTGGCGGAATTTGATGATTTGGAAGCTGCCAAAACATGGGCTGATGAAGACCCTTATGTGGCGGCTGGTGTGTATGCTGATGTGGTGATTAAACCGTTTTTGAAAGTTTTGCCTAATAACTAA
- a CDS encoding YwbE family protein has protein sequence MSGTLRKNIKPGLQVAVVQKHHQRSGELTEGEVEKLLTNSPQHPHGIKVRLTSGIVGRVKEILD, from the coding sequence ATGTCAGGCACATTAAGAAAAAACATCAAACCAGGCCTACAAGTGGCCGTAGTTCAGAAGCATCACCAACGATCGGGTGAATTAACAGAGGGCGAAGTTGAAAAACTACTGACCAATTCGCCCCAACACCCACATGGTATAAAAGTGCGATTGACTTCGGGCATAGTTGGTCGGGTCAAGGAAATTCTAGACTAA
- a CDS encoding glutathione S-transferase, producing MTQHILYTFRRCPFAMRARMALAKAGITLELREILLKDKPQDMLDHSPKGTVPTLITASGEVIDESLDLMYWALEQNDADNWLTDNGIGSQWIDACDNHFKTLLDKYKYADRHPELSESEHRKKTLPFINTLNEQLNKSTYLTGSKLSIADIAIFPFIRQYAMVDKQWFDTQPYPALQRWLAELLDSKLFSSIMKKYKLFNDGRSYTWPEDLN from the coding sequence ATGACACAACATATCCTCTATACTTTCAGACGTTGCCCTTTTGCCATGCGCGCAAGAATGGCCTTGGCAAAAGCGGGTATAACATTAGAACTTCGTGAAATCTTACTCAAAGACAAACCACAAGACATGCTTGACCATTCACCAAAAGGCACCGTGCCCACTTTAATCACCGCATCTGGTGAGGTGATAGATGAAAGTTTGGACCTGATGTATTGGGCATTGGAACAAAACGATGCTGATAATTGGCTGACTGATAATGGTATTGGTTCACAATGGATTGACGCCTGTGATAACCACTTCAAAACATTGCTCGATAAATACAAATATGCAGACCGACACCCAGAGCTGAGTGAATCAGAACACCGTAAGAAAACACTGCCTTTTATCAACACGTTAAATGAACAACTGAACAAATCCACTTACCTGACTGGAAGTAAACTCAGCATCGCTGACATCGCCATTTTTCCTTTCATCAGACAATATGCCATGGTGGATAAACAATGGTTCGATACGCAACCCTACCCGGCCTTGCAAAGATGGTTGGCTGAACTTTTGGATTCAAAATTGTTCTCAAGCATCATGAAAAAATACAAACTATTTAATGACGGCCGCAGTTACACATGGCCTGAAGACCTAAATTGA
- a CDS encoding DUF1244 domain-containing protein — translation MEKETEIKARVLDRLIAHLDNNKDVQNIDLMILAKFCRNCLSKWTVQEAKELGIEVDIDDARQQIYKMSYQEWKDKYQKKATPEQMEAFNNRNI, via the coding sequence ATGGAAAAAGAAACTGAAATCAAAGCCCGCGTATTAGATCGCTTAATCGCTCACTTAGACAACAACAAAGATGTGCAAAACATCGACCTGATGATACTCGCCAAATTCTGCCGCAACTGCCTGTCTAAATGGACCGTTCAAGAGGCCAAGGAGCTCGGTATCGAAGTTGACATTGATGATGCGCGCCAACAAATCTACAAAATGAGCTACCAAGAGTGGAAAGACAAGTACCAAAAAAAAGCCACACCCGAACAAATGGAAGCTTTTAATAACCGAAATATTTGA
- a CDS encoding amidohydrolase family protein produces the protein MKRFLTTAMLLTTCMVWADDAKKETPKWDVNKAPGVSKMVDIKTDNGTWMSLDVSPDGKTIVFDMLGDIYTMPITGGDAKNITNSMAWDMQPTFSPDGSRIAFTTDQGGGDNIWTMDGDGANQTQVTKESFRLLNSPAWSPDGHYIVARKHFTGMRSLGAGEIWMYHKTGGKGVQLNKRPNEQKDLGEPVYTPDGKYVLYSRDSTPGKYFEYSKDSNNQIYQIFAIELATGKTKPWVSGPGGAVRPTPSPDGEALAFVRRIRNQSSLFLQDRESGEIKPIYQGLERDMQETWAIHGVYPRFDWTNDGEHIVFWAKGKIHQLNVASGEATVIPFNIDDQREIREAVTVKNTVAPEEFNAKMLRWLQPSPDGKKAVFQSLGKIYLTNLPDGKPKRLTSQNDHFELFPKWSNDGKSIVYTSWHDEKLGTVKVSNLSGRSKTISKTPGHYTEVSMSPNGKYVVYSAERGGHLTSPLYSHDTGIFVAEVKTGKRTKVAESGSSPSFNKSSDRIFYVGSDVSGEVVTTQLKSVDLSGNKMQKHYKGAWISDYSVSPDEQWLAFVQNFQVYVTPFVKSGQYIGTGSKASNMPLKKFSEFAGSYLTWDKKSSQLSWALGPVMYSQKLSDQFDFLNDKSKEAESKVSSVTVKLPVKTDIPNGMVALKGAKIITMEMVDGEQSIIENGTVLVKNNRIQAVGSDIQIPADAEVIDVSGKTIIPGLVDVHWHGPYGNGAIIPQNNWNAQASLAFGVTTTHNPSADTATVFSASEMQQAGLIIAPRLYSTGTILYGATHFFTAPVNGIDDAVGHLERMKAVGAFSVKSYNQPRREQRQQVLEAARQTGLMVVPEGGSLFMHNMSMVVDGHTGIEHSIPMANIYDDVKQLWSGSNTAYVPTLGVGYGGIWGENFWYDTTDVWKHPLLTKFVPANVLEPKSVRRTKAPLEDYNHFNNARVATELQTEGVDVLMGAHGQREGLASHWEMWMFAQGGMSPWNVLKASTIDGAKYIGMDHELGSIKAGKLADLVILNADPIQNIQDSDQVNQVMLNGRLYDAASMNQVYPDKVERPKFYFE, from the coding sequence TCAATGGCTTGGGACATGCAGCCCACTTTTTCACCTGATGGTTCTCGCATCGCTTTTACCACCGATCAAGGTGGTGGCGACAACATTTGGACCATGGACGGTGACGGTGCAAACCAAACCCAAGTGACCAAAGAGTCGTTCAGGTTATTGAATTCACCTGCTTGGTCGCCTGACGGGCATTACATCGTTGCACGCAAACATTTTACCGGCATGCGTTCTTTGGGTGCGGGTGAAATTTGGATGTACCACAAAACAGGTGGAAAAGGCGTTCAGTTGAACAAACGTCCAAATGAGCAAAAAGACTTGGGCGAACCCGTTTACACGCCAGATGGCAAATATGTTTTGTACTCGCGAGATTCAACTCCAGGTAAATACTTTGAATACTCTAAAGATTCAAATAACCAAATTTACCAAATTTTCGCTATAGAATTGGCCACGGGTAAAACCAAACCTTGGGTCTCAGGCCCAGGTGGTGCGGTGCGTCCGACGCCGTCACCAGATGGTGAAGCTTTGGCATTCGTGCGCCGTATCAGAAACCAATCCAGCTTGTTTTTACAGGACCGTGAATCGGGGGAAATCAAGCCTATTTACCAGGGTTTAGAGCGTGACATGCAAGAGACTTGGGCGATTCATGGTGTTTACCCGCGATTTGATTGGACCAATGACGGTGAGCACATCGTATTTTGGGCTAAAGGTAAAATCCATCAATTGAATGTAGCTAGTGGTGAAGCGACAGTGATTCCATTCAACATTGATGACCAGCGCGAAATCCGCGAAGCAGTCACTGTTAAAAATACCGTGGCCCCTGAGGAGTTCAATGCCAAAATGTTGCGCTGGTTACAACCATCGCCAGATGGAAAAAAAGCGGTGTTCCAATCATTGGGTAAAATCTATCTGACCAATTTGCCAGATGGTAAACCCAAACGTTTGACTTCACAAAATGATCATTTCGAACTGTTTCCTAAATGGTCAAACGACGGTAAATCAATCGTATATACCTCATGGCATGATGAAAAATTAGGCACAGTTAAAGTATCTAATTTATCGGGTCGCAGCAAAACCATCAGCAAAACACCTGGTCATTACACCGAAGTGTCTATGTCTCCAAACGGCAAGTATGTGGTTTATTCAGCCGAAAGGGGCGGGCATTTGACCTCGCCATTGTATTCGCATGATACCGGTATTTTTGTTGCTGAAGTGAAAACAGGCAAACGCACCAAAGTTGCTGAATCGGGCAGTTCTCCATCGTTCAACAAATCATCAGACCGTATTTTTTATGTCGGTTCAGATGTGTCAGGTGAAGTGGTAACAACTCAGTTGAAGAGTGTTGACCTGTCAGGAAACAAGATGCAAAAGCATTATAAAGGTGCTTGGATCAGTGATTACAGTGTATCACCTGATGAGCAGTGGTTGGCTTTTGTTCAAAATTTCCAAGTTTATGTCACACCATTTGTCAAAAGTGGTCAATACATCGGCACAGGCAGCAAAGCCAGCAACATGCCTTTGAAAAAATTCTCAGAATTTGCAGGCAGTTATTTGACTTGGGATAAGAAATCAAGCCAATTGTCTTGGGCCTTGGGTCCTGTGATGTACAGCCAAAAGTTATCAGACCAATTTGATTTTTTGAACGACAAATCCAAGGAAGCTGAAAGCAAAGTATCCTCTGTAACGGTGAAGTTGCCAGTCAAAACTGACATTCCGAATGGTATGGTGGCTTTGAAAGGCGCGAAAATCATCACCATGGAAATGGTTGATGGAGAGCAAAGCATCATCGAAAATGGTACGGTTTTGGTAAAAAACAACCGCATCCAAGCCGTGGGCAGTGACATTCAAATTCCGGCAGATGCCGAAGTGATCGATGTCAGTGGCAAAACCATCATACCGGGATTGGTTGATGTGCATTGGCATGGGCCTTACGGCAATGGTGCCATCATTCCACAAAACAATTGGAATGCCCAAGCTTCATTGGCCTTTGGTGTGACTACAACACACAATCCATCGGCTGATACCGCGACGGTATTTTCTGCATCAGAAATGCAACAAGCGGGCCTGATTATTGCACCTCGTTTGTATTCAACGGGAACCATTCTATATGGTGCAACCCATTTCTTTACGGCTCCTGTGAATGGTATAGATGACGCCGTTGGTCATTTGGAACGCATGAAAGCCGTTGGCGCATTTTCAGTGAAGTCATACAACCAACCACGGCGTGAACAGCGTCAACAAGTACTTGAAGCCGCCAGACAAACTGGCTTAATGGTGGTACCAGAAGGTGGTTCATTGTTTATGCACAACATGAGCATGGTCGTTGATGGTCACACCGGCATTGAGCATTCGATTCCTATGGCCAATATTTATGATGACGTGAAGCAATTGTGGTCAGGTTCGAACACTGCCTATGTTCCAACGCTCGGTGTAGGCTACGGTGGTATTTGGGGTGAGAATTTTTGGTATGACACCACCGATGTGTGGAAACACCCCTTGTTAACAAAATTTGTTCCGGCCAATGTGTTGGAGCCTAAATCTGTACGCAGAACCAAAGCGCCATTGGAGGACTACAACCATTTTAACAATGCACGTGTGGCCACAGAGCTTCAGACTGAAGGCGTTGATGTCTTGATGGGTGCGCACGGTCAGCGCGAAGGTTTGGCCTCGCACTGGGAAATGTGGATGTTCGCCCAAGGTGGCATGAGCCCTTGGAATGTATTGAAAGCCAGCACCATTGATGGCGCGAAATACATCGGTATGGACCATGAACTGGGTTCAATCAAAGCCGGTAAATTGGCCGATTTGGTGATTTTAAATGCCGACCCCATACAGAACATTCAAGATTCTGACCAAGTGAATCAAGTCATGCTCAACGGCCGTTTGTACGATGCGGCCAGCATGAATCAGGTTTACCCTGACAAAGTTGAAAGACCGAAATTCTATTTTGAGTAA